The genomic segment ATGTGCAACAATTCGGGCCACGAACAGTTCTTGAAGACGGAAAAGCGCCATGGACACGCTCCAGAACATGCGCGTATTTGTGCGGGTGGTTGAAGCGGGCAGCTTCACCGCGGCCGCGCAGCATCTCAATACGACGACGGCTTACGCGTCGCGCGCCGTGTCGGATCTCGAAGCGCATCTGCGCGCGCGCTTGCTCAATCGCACGACGCGGCGCATCGCGCTCACCGAAGCAGGCGAGCGGTATCTTCAACGCTGCGAGCAGATCCTCGCCTATGTCGATCAGGCCGAGGCCGAGGCCGGCGACGCGCACGCGCGCCCGTCCGGCAAGCTCAAGGTGCATTCGATGACGAGCTTCGGCCAACACTACATCGTGCCGATGATTTCGCGCTATCAGCAGCGCCATTCGTCGGTGCAGGTCGATCTGACGCTGGCGCAGCGCGTGCCGGATCTGCTCGACGAAGGCTACGACGTGTCGGTCGTGCTCGCGTCCGAGCTGCCGGATTCCGGGCTCGTGTCGGCGCGTCTCGGCACGGTGTTCAGCATCGCGTGCGCGTCGCCGGCGTATATCGAGAAGCACGGCGCGCCGCATGTGCTGTCCGATCTCGTGCGCCACACCTGCCTGCATCTGATGACGCCGGTGTTCCCGCCCGACCGCTGGGTGTTCGACGGCCCGAACGGCCAGGAGACGGTGAGCCTCGGGCCGTCGACGTTCACGGTGAACGTCGCGGAGGCGATGGTGGTCGCGATCCGCGAGAGCATGGGCATCGGCGTGCTGCCGACTTCGTCCGCGCTGCCGGGCCTGCGCGCGGGCACGCTGGTGCGCGTGCTGCCGCAGTACACCATGCAGGAGCTGCACGTCTACGCGCTTTATCCGTCGCGCCAGTATCTCGATGCGAAAATCCGCACCTGGGTCGAGTTTCTGCGCGAGGCGCTGCCCGACACGCTCGCCGCGGATGCCGAATCGTTGAAGGAGTTCGTCGTCGCCTGAAGCAGGCGGGTGCGCGTCCGGTTACGAAATAAAGCGCGGTGCAACACTTGCTTACTCACGGTTCGGCCGCAGCTTGATACCGTCTGGTCTGGTTCGAACGCATCTTTTACCGGGATAAGTCACATGAGTACGCCACTTCTGATCGCCCTTGCCGCGCTTCTGGCGTTGATCGCCGTGCCGGCGTCTCGGGATTTCTTCAACGCCATGCGCGGCCAGTCGGAGCGCGACGCGAAGCGGCGTCTCGTGCCGATACGCATCGACGACGAGCGCGATCCGCGCGTGCGCCGTCCGCGCGATCACTACGATCGCTGATTTTTCAGAGCGCCGTCGCGAGCGGCTCGATGAGGCGCGGCTCGTCGTTGGTCGCGCGGTTCACATCGGTCGAGACGCGATGCCAGACGAAGTGAGACGCCGGCACGCCGTCCGCCTTGACGAGCGCCGCGAGGTCTTCGGGCGACGCGTCCGGATCGAGCCAGCGTCGCGCGACGGCAGGTGAGAAGACGAGCGGGCGGCGGTCGTGCACGTCGACCAGGCCTTCGTCGGCGGCCGCCGTCACTATGACGAAGCCGGCGCCGGGCGCGGCGGCGTCTTCATCGCGCAGGATGCTGGTGAGCGCAGCGAGATACATCGGCTCGCCGTCCGCGCGCTGAATGAAGTACGGCTGCTTGAAGGGCTTCGCCGCGGGATCGCCGGGGCGCGGCTCGATGCGCCACTCGAACCAGCCGTCGGCCGGCACTAGAATGCGCGCCTTCTTCCACAAATGCTTGAAATACGCGCTGGTCGCCGCGGTCTCGACGCGCGCGTTGATCGTCTGCGGCAGCTTCTTCTGGATGGCCCACGGCGGGCAATAGCCCCAGTGCACCGCGCGGATGGTCTCGTCCGGATAGACGGCGAGCGGATGCGTGCCCGGCGACAGGTTATAGCCGGGACGCCGGTCGGCGGCATCCACGAGCACGAACGGATTCTTCAGATGCAGACGTTGCGCGTAATGCATCGGCAGTCGGTACTGGCTGATTCGGCCACACATGGCGTTCCTCCGCAAAGTCCAACACGGTTCGCTTCATATCTCGACGACCTTGTCCCACGCGAAATCGGGATTCTCCCACTGTTGCCTGCGCCGGTCGAAATAACCGCGCGGATTGCACACGACGCGCGTGCCCTCGACGACGTAATCGAACGACGTATGCGTATGCCCGTGTATCCATAGCGACGCGGGCGCGCGCGCGAGTGTCGGCAGATGATTGACGAAGCCTGCCGATACGAGATCTTCCGCGTAGCGCGGCGCGAGGCTCTGCCGCATCGGCGCGTGATGCGTGACGACGATCGTCTGGCCCGCGAACGGCTTCGCGAGCTCGGCTTCGAGCCACGCACGCGCCTGTTGGTGCAGGGCGAGCGAATCGTCGGGGGCAAACTCGCGCGGTTCGCCGTCCGGCTCGGGCCATGACAGTTGAATGAGGCCCTTGTAGTCGAGCATGACCTTCGTGCACGCCTCTTTGGCGTTCTCGATTTCGTCGTCGCCCGCGCCGAATAGCGCGAAGTCGGTCCACAGCGTCGTGCCGAGCACGCGCCACGCGCCGCGTCGATCGACCAGCGACGCGTTGTTCAGATAGTGCACGTTGTCGACGCTGCGCGCGGCATCGTGCATCGCCGCTTCCATCGCGCCGAACTCGGCGTCGTAATACTCGTGATTGCCGGGCACGTAGATGACCGGCACTTCGGAGCCGAAGTTTTCCGCCGCCCAGCGCAGGCCCTCGGCGTGATTGTGGATGTCACCCGCCAGCACGACGAGATCGGCCTCGGCGTAGGGAATCGCCAGCGGCTCGTCGCATTCGAGATGCAGGTCCGACAGCACGCGAATCTTCATGCGATGTCCTCCGTGGGCGAAGTTGCGCCCCAGTGCACGACCTTGCCGGGATTCATCAGATTGTCCGGATCGAGCGCGGCCTTGATAGTCTGCATGAGGCGCACTTCGACCGGCGATTTGTAATGCATGGCTTCATCCACCTTTAGTTGGCCGAGGCCGTGCTCGGCGCTGATGCTGCCGCGATGCGCGTGCACCTGGTCATACACCAGCGCGTTGATCGGTGCCTGATGCTCGTCCAGAAACCGTTTCTGATCGACGCCCTCGGGCGCCTGCACGTTGTAGTGCAGATTGCCGTCGCCGAGATGGCCGAACGTCACCATGCGCGCGCCGGGAACCGCCTTCGCGATGATCGCATCGGTTTCATCGATGAAGCGGCCGATGCTCGAAATGGGCACCGCAATATCATGCTTGATGTTCAGGCCTTCTTCCGCCTGCGCGAGCGGAATATGTTCGCGCAAGTCCCAGAATGCCTGCGATTGCGCGAGATTTTCCGCGACGACGGCATCTTCCACGACGCCTTTTTCGAGCGCTTCTTCCATCAGCCGCTCGAAGAGGGTGCGGGCGTGCTCTTCGCTTTCGCTGTCCGAGAGTTCGAGCAGCACGGTCTGCGCGTGCGGCTCGCCGAACGGATAGCGCAGTTGCGGAAAGTGCCGGCCGACCAGGCGCATCGAGAAATCGGACATCAGTTCGAAACCGGTCAGTAGCGCGCCCGCGTGATGCTGCGCCATCGAAAGGAAATCGAGCGCGGCGTGCGGCGA from the Caballeronia sp. NK8 genome contains:
- a CDS encoding LysR family transcriptional regulator codes for the protein MDTLQNMRVFVRVVEAGSFTAAAQHLNTTTAYASRAVSDLEAHLRARLLNRTTRRIALTEAGERYLQRCEQILAYVDQAEAEAGDAHARPSGKLKVHSMTSFGQHYIVPMISRYQQRHSSVQVDLTLAQRVPDLLDEGYDVSVVLASELPDSGLVSARLGTVFSIACASPAYIEKHGAPHVLSDLVRHTCLHLMTPVFPPDRWVFDGPNGQETVSLGPSTFTVNVAEAMVVAIRESMGIGVLPTSSALPGLRAGTLVRVLPQYTMQELHVYALYPSRQYLDAKIRTWVEFLREALPDTLAADAESLKEFVVA
- a CDS encoding SOS response-associated peptidase, coding for MCGRISQYRLPMHYAQRLHLKNPFVLVDAADRRPGYNLSPGTHPLAVYPDETIRAVHWGYCPPWAIQKKLPQTINARVETAATSAYFKHLWKKARILVPADGWFEWRIEPRPGDPAAKPFKQPYFIQRADGEPMYLAALTSILRDEDAAAPGAGFVIVTAAADEGLVDVHDRRPLVFSPAVARRWLDPDASPEDLAALVKADGVPASHFVWHRVSTDVNRATNDEPRLIEPLATAL
- a CDS encoding metallophosphoesterase; protein product: MKIRVLSDLHLECDEPLAIPYAEADLVVLAGDIHNHAEGLRWAAENFGSEVPVIYVPGNHEYYDAEFGAMEAAMHDAARSVDNVHYLNNASLVDRRGAWRVLGTTLWTDFALFGAGDDEIENAKEACTKVMLDYKGLIQLSWPEPDGEPREFAPDDSLALHQQARAWLEAELAKPFAGQTIVVTHHAPMRQSLAPRYAEDLVSAGFVNHLPTLARAPASLWIHGHTHTSFDYVVEGTRVVCNPRGYFDRRRQQWENPDFAWDKVVEI
- a CDS encoding FAD-binding oxidoreductase; protein product: MTASQAFIAACTEVLGAPHVLTDAHDTEPYLVDWRKRYRGNACAVLLPADTAQVAAVVRLAREYRVAIVPQGGNTGLAGGATPDSSGAQAVISLKRLNRIRGIDPHNNTITVEAGVILAEIQARAESAQRLFPLSLAAEGSCTIGGNLSTNAGGTGVLRYGNTRELCLGLEVVTPQGEIWDGLRGLRKDNTGYDLRDLFIGAEGTLGIITAAVMKLHPAPVAKVTALAGLASPHAALDFLSMAQHHAGALLTGFELMSDFSMRLVGRHFPQLRYPFGEPHAQTVLLELSDSESEEHARTLFERLMEEALEKGVVEDAVVAENLAQSQAFWDLREHIPLAQAEEGLNIKHDIAVPISSIGRFIDETDAIIAKAVPGARMVTFGHLGDGNLHYNVQAPEGVDQKRFLDEHQAPINALVYDQVHAHRGSISAEHGLGQLKVDEAMHYKSPVEVRLMQTIKAALDPDNLMNPGKVVHWGATSPTEDIA